DNA from Kitasatospora herbaricolor:
GCGGTCTCGTAGTCGAGCACCAGCGCCTCGTGCGAGGAGTAGAACTCGACGGTCTTGAACTCCTCGGGAGCGACCCCGCAGGCCTGCATGAAGGCCAGCGCGTTGTCGATCTCCTTGGCCAGCTTCTCGTACCGCTGGCCGGACGGGGAGTTGCGCACGAAGTCCTGGTTCCAGGCGTGCACCTGGCGGAGGTCCGCGTAGCCACCGGTGGTGAAGGCGCGGACCAGGTTGAGCGTGGCGGCGGACGCGTTGTACATCCGCTTCAGGCGCTCGGGGTCGGGGATGCGGGATTCGGGGGTGAACTCGAAGCCGTTCACCGAGTCACCCCGGTAGACGGGCAGGGTCACGCCGTCGCGGGTCTCGGTCGACTTGGAGCGCGGCTTGGAGTACTGGCCCGCGATCCGGCCGACCTTGACCACCGGCACGGAGGCGGCGTACGTCAGCACGGCGGCCATCTGCAGCAGGGTCTTGAGCTTGTTGCGGATCTGCTCGGCGGACACGCCGTCGAAGGCCTCGGCGCAGTCGCCGCCCTGCAGCAGGAACGCCTCACCACGCGCGACGGCACCGAGCCGGGCGCGCAGCTGGTCGCACTCGCCTGCGAAGACGAGCGGCGGATACGAGGCGAGGTCCGCAAGAGACTTGCGCAGCGCCTCAGGATCCGGCCATTCAGGCTGCTGCGCCGCGGGCAGGGACTGCCAGGTGTGGAGATTTGTCACGGTCACGTTGCCAAGGCTACGGGGTGTGACAACAGATTTGTGCCCGCTGCCCGATGGATGAGACGCG
Protein-coding regions in this window:
- a CDS encoding class II 3-deoxy-7-phosphoheptulonate synthase — protein: MTVTNLHTWQSLPAAQQPEWPDPEALRKSLADLASYPPLVFAGECDQLRARLGAVARGEAFLLQGGDCAEAFDGVSAEQIRNKLKTLLQMAAVLTYAASVPVVKVGRIAGQYSKPRSKSTETRDGVTLPVYRGDSVNGFEFTPESRIPDPERLKRMYNASAATLNLVRAFTTGGYADLRQVHAWNQDFVRNSPSGQRYEKLAKEIDNALAFMQACGVAPEEFKTVEFYSSHEALVLDYETALTRVDSRTGDLYDVSGHMVWIGERTRQLDGAHIEFASKIRNPIGVKLGPTTTVEEALTLIERLDPEREPGRLTFITRMGAGKIRDHLPTLVEKVTASGAQPVWICDPMHGNTFEASSGHKTRRFDDVLDEVKGFFEVHRALGTHPGGIHVELTGDDVTECVGGGDEVLVDDLHQRYETACDPRLNRSQSLDLAFLVAEMYRGGH